CGGGCATCACTGGAAGCATCGACAACCACTATTGCGAGCGCTTCTGTGGTGCGTTCCTTTTCTCGTCCATGCAAGACTTGATTCAAGGTGGTATGCAGGCGTTGACGAGCAAATCCAGTGGAAGCACAAACATCGTTCTTCCGCAAAACACGCTCAATAGCGGGCAGACCGCTGCCGCGGAAATCTTGCAGCAGGGACGTGATGTGACGGCCACTTTCAGCAAGAACCAAGGCGACGAGATCTCGATCACCGTCGCGCGGGATCTCGATTTTTCCAGCGCATACCATCTGGAATCGGCACAACAATGAACTTCACGGAGCAGGAACACGTCGCGGCTCGTCTGGATGGATTTGATCCGGAGGAACTGGGCGCACTGAAGCATCGACTGCGGTTGCTCGATCCGTTCATGGTCGATGACGACGTGCAAGAAATCGCAATTGATGAGCCCGGCGGGGCTTGGTTGTGGAAGTCAGGCCACTGGTCTTATGTCGAAGTGCGTGATCTGGATTTTGCTTATCTCGCGACGCTGGGCCGCAATCTGGCGAACTTCACGAAGAAGCCATTCGACCGCTTCAACACGTCTTTGTCGGGGCATATGCCGGTGACGGGTGAGCGAATCGAAATGACTCACCCGCCGACCTGTCCAGAGAAGCAGCACTATCTCAACGTGCGAAAGCACTCGGTGCGATCGTTCCCGCACGACCATCTCGTTGAGATGGGCTACTACGCCCATACGCGTCATGAGTTCGCGTTGACGATCCCGGATGATCAACGGAAGCGGATTGAGGCTGGCTTGCTCGATGAGGAACGTGCGCTTTGGGAGATGGCGAAGACCGGAAACTGGTCAACCTTCATGAAACTTGCTGTCGAGTCAAAGCAGAACATCGTCGTGTCAGGAGCTACAGGTAGCGGCAAGACTTCGTACTTACGCTCATGTGTCGAGTTCGTTCCGACATACGAGAGGCTGATCACGGTTGAGGACACGCCCGAAATGCCGTTGCCGAACCACCCGAACCACAACCGATTGCTGTATCGGAAGAGTGATACCAACGGCGAGCAACTGGAAGGGGCGACGGCGAAGGACGTTCTTCATAGCGCGATGCGCAAGACGCCGGATCGTGTATTTATGGCTGAGTTGCGTGGCGACGAAGCCATGTTCTACTTGTCCGGTGTGCTCGCGTCGGGGCATCCCGGAGGGATGACAACGACCCACGCTAATTCGCCGAAGGATGCATTTTTCCGCCTCGCGATGCTCATCAAGCAATCTACGACGGGCGGCGGAATTGACCTGAAAGATATCTTGATGTTGCTCAGACAGACTGTTAACGTCGTCGTGCAACTCACGTTCGATCGCACGAAGGGGCGACACGTACCCGCCATCTACTACGATCCGATATATCGACTGTCACTGCTGGATTGACGAATGGAAGCACACACAACGCCGCCTACCGAACCACCCGACCCGGACAACGAACACGAATTCGATGAGTTCGACGGATGGGGAGGGCGCGGCGATCACGATTTCGATATTCGCGACACCATTGATAACTCCGAGCTGCACTGAAGGCAAGGCCGTCCAATCGTCTGGAGAAGAATGTGGAACATGAAGATAATTATGTATCGTTCGAAGAAATTCAATACAACGAACTCTCGAATCAGGTAGCGAAGTGGTCGGGCACTTCGGTGTCGGATCTCCCTAGCGGCGCTATTCATGAGTGGCCGTCGATCTTCACCGATTCGGATCGGGTTGCCAACACCGTTCCTGAGCAATATCGCGGCCTGGTGAACGGAGAAAGAGGGGCGGACATCGAGTCTCAGATTCGTATCTACGCCGTCGACACGCAAGGAAATGCGCTTGTCGAAAAGCGCGAGTCGGACAAGTATCTCGACGCTAACGGCAGCAGCATCCACATCGTTACGAAGGAGCAGGCAT
The Burkholderia contaminans genome window above contains:
- the virB11 gene encoding P-type DNA transfer ATPase VirB11, coding for MNFTEQEHVAARLDGFDPEELGALKHRLRLLDPFMVDDDVQEIAIDEPGGAWLWKSGHWSYVEVRDLDFAYLATLGRNLANFTKKPFDRFNTSLSGHMPVTGERIEMTHPPTCPEKQHYLNVRKHSVRSFPHDHLVEMGYYAHTRHEFALTIPDDQRKRIEAGLLDEERALWEMAKTGNWSTFMKLAVESKQNIVVSGATGSGKTSYLRSCVEFVPTYERLITVEDTPEMPLPNHPNHNRLLYRKSDTNGEQLEGATAKDVLHSAMRKTPDRVFMAELRGDEAMFYLSGVLASGHPGGMTTTHANSPKDAFFRLAMLIKQSTTGGGIDLKDILMLLRQTVNVVVQLTFDRTKGRHVPAIYYDPIYRLSLLD